GATCGCCCCTTGCCTTGAAAATACGCCGCCAGCTGTGCCTCTTTCCCTTCATAGGCCTTGGCGATCTCCTTCAACGACGGGAGGGCTTTGGTGGATCTTTCCGCTTTGTGGCAGGCGCCGCAGTGGAGTGTGTTAAAGATGTCGCCTTGCTGCCCGGCCCAAGCAATCCAGGTCAGTGCCAGAAAACCTCCAACGACTATGGCGAGTACTATTTTCATGCCTATCACTCCTTTTCCTGTGTGATTGTTATGACTGTGACTCCGATTCTTGTCATCTCGGCTTCAGAGCCCTTTCTTTTTGAACCACAAAAAAAGTGCCAGGCTCCCGCCGAATAAAAAGGCAATGATCAACCAGTGATTTATCCCAATGATCTGGAGCAGGGTGATCTTGCCGAAATCGCCCCATGTCAGCACCGTTGTCTTGAGCCGAGGATAGGCCTCTGCGAACACGGCCGCTCCTGCCAGCATTCCCAGGATGCCCCACACGGCATCCCAACGCCCTTCACCCAGGGCCCCTGCGGAAGTACCGGGGCAATAGCCAAGCAGGCCCCATCCCAGCCCGAAAATCAGTCCCCCTAAGATGTTTCCCCCAAGAACGGTAGGCTTGACGGAGAGTTTGACCAATCCCAGGTCTAAAAGCAGGTAAACACCCACCATGCCCACCAGAATGGTAGACAGCATGAATTTGACGATGGTCATGTCCAAAAAACGCAACGCCCCAAGTTGTTTGTCGTACCGAATTACCCGGGCTTTTTGTAGAAGAAATCCGAAAAGGATGCCGGTAATGAGGCCGTAGATCTGGTCCTTCATGGGCGATCACCTCCTCCGTACAAAATCCGGGCAACAATGACGCCGCCGACAAAAAAACAAATCAGGGCTACATATCCACTCACGGCCAGCTGGAGCGAACCGCTCAGCCCGTGGCCGCTGGGTCAGCCGTCTGCAAGCCGGGCCCCGAACATGGCAATGGTGCCACCGGCAAACGCCACAACCCCACGCTTGACCCTGCTGGGGCCGAATCGGTTTTCCCACATGTCCGGAAGAACCTGCCATTAAAAGGTCCGCCCGGATATGGAGGCTATGACGGATCCGACTAAGATTCCCACAACGGACATCCACTGCCAGTCGATCTTGGGCGTCTCCTTGACGAAGTAGTCCATCTTGGCCACCCGCTAGGCGCTGAATCTCTTTTCTATCAGGCCCGCCGAGCGCACAAAGGTGGTGGAGGCCCCGAAATATTTGCCTGCAATCCACACGGAAAGTATGAGCACTACACCGCTCAGGGCGCCGGCAAGGTAGGGGTTCCATCCTTTTTCTTTCAGTGTCTGGTTCATGATGAATTCCTCCATTGTTGATGAAGGGGGCACACTATTTCCAAGGGAGGCCTGCAGGGAGGCTTCTCGTCCCTCGGGGTCTTGCCAAGCAATCACCCGCGCTTGCCGCAAACGGCGATCGAACCTCGGCCGCGCCGAGAGATCCCTTTATCGAACAACCAAGAGCTCAACACGCCGATTGAGGGCTTGGCCTTCCCGGGTCAAATTGCTAACCTTGGCCCTCGTCTCGCCGTATCCTACGGTCTTCATTCGGTCTGCACTTACTCCTCTGCTGAGCAGGTAATTGTAGACGGCCTTAGCGCGTCGCTCAGAAAGGTGCTGGTTATAGGCTTCCGGCCCTGTGCTGTCCGTGTGTCCCTCGATGTTGATCTTTGTATTTGGATTCTCCAACAGCTTATTCACATCTTGGTCCAGCATCGCACTATACTCGGGCTTGATGTTGTGTTTGTCGAAATCAAAGAGGGCCCCCTGTAAGGTAAGGGCCTCCGGCGTAACCTTTACCAATGGGACAGGACGATCCTCGACGTCCAGGAAGAAGACCTCGTTTACGAAATAGTCCATCAGCGAGGCGTCTGAAAACAGATCGCTTGCCTGGGAGTACGCTCCGTCGCACAAGGCCGTAATGGCCTTCAAGGTTTCCCGACCTTTCTCAGTGTCCGCCACAGAGATGACATGAAAGCATATGTTGGTATACTCGTTTCGAATCTGCCTGGCTGCCTTCAATGGATCCATCCCCTGGTTGGCCCGGCCGTCTGAGACCAGAATGACTGCAGTCTTGCCGCCAAAATTCTTTATGATTTTGTCGAGATAGAGTATGGATGGCCCCAGCGGCGTCATTTGTTTGACCATTTTCCTTGTGTCCGGAGTCAACTGGTCCGGGTCTATGCTTTTCGCTGCTTCTTGGAGTGTCTGAATTGCATTTGCGAAAAACAGGCGATTGTATCGCTCCGGCCCCATGAGGGTTCGGTCCGGACTGAACACTTGAACGGCAGCGTTGTATCCCAAGGGCGGGATGCTCTCATTCATTTTGAAAAGTACGCTTTTCACCAACGACGCCTTTGTTTTGCCTTGGGTGGCATGCTTTTCAAACATGGACCCTGACTGGTCTACCAATACGATAAAGTTTGTTACCTTGGGAATAACTTTTGCCGATGATGGAACGCTTCCTGCCAAAAAGGTTGCCAACACAAACAAGATAAAAACCGATCCCTTTTTTATGAATCTTTTCATTGTGTTCCTCCTTTCTGAAAAACAACTCAACATTCCCACTCTCCTTTTTGTGAACGCTCCTTGTGACATTTTTTACACTGTTCCATCACCCCCTTTCTGTCGAGCTTACCAACGGCCTTCATCTTCTCAACGGCACCAGGACTTTGAGGAAACAGCAGGTGGCAAAGGTTGCAATTACCGGAAATCCTCTGGTGTTTTGCATGAGAAAAAGGCACACCTCCGGAACCGCCTCCCTTGAGAACAACCTCCTTTACAGGCGGCTGTTTCTGCTGTGGCTGTCCTTAAGCAAACGGGCCAAAGACGATGCTGGCAACCACAACCGCGACCGAGTTTGTTTTCGTCTTACGTTTTCCCATGCTGACTGGTTTATGCAGAAACGGTGTAGATATTCGGATCCTGGCAAACGCGTTATATATGGCATTTGTTCATGCCATTTCGTCTTGGTTAGATTCTTTTTTTAGCATCTCTGCCAGTTTCTTTGTCAAAGTGGATAAATCCTGCGATTTCAAAACGTAAGCGTCCGCAGCAACAGCTTTCACGTCCTCCCTGTATGAATCGTAGGCCGTGTTCAAAATGATAGGCAACTTGGGATGGGCCAGGCGGATTTCCTGAAGCAGATCCAGTCCATCGCATTCGTCCATACGAATATCCAAAATGACAGCAGATATGTCGCCAGAGGCGATCACACCCAGGACGCCATCGCACTCGCCAATTGTAATCACTTCGTGTCCCTCATCACTCAAGGCTTTCTCATAGAAAATTCTGATGCTCTCTTCGTCGTCTACAACCAGTACCTTAGCCATGAACGTCCTTCTTTCTGATGGATAACGTGTGGACAAAACGTGCGATTTCGAGTTCTGGAGGGCTCCGGAAAAAGAAGTTCCCTAAAACCTGAGTCTGCCTCCCTTTTGTCAGCACCCAGTTCCTCCAACAAGCGAGCTGACTAACCGCGAATAACCAGGTAAACAATATAGACTGCATAGACAAGCAGAAGCACAGCCCCTTCCCATCTATCCAATGATCTTTTTTGGCCTGTGAACATGCTCGCAAACAATACTATGCTGGCCAGAACAACCACGCCAATGTCCATGTTGTTTATGACTTGAAAAGGAAGGGGTTTTATGGTGGCGCTGATCCCGAGAACAAAAAAGATATTGAAGATATTGGAACCCACCACATTGCCCACAGCGATCTCCACATTTTTTTTGTAGGCTGCCATGGCCGAGGTGGCCAACTCAGGAAGCGACGTGCCTACCGCCACGATGGTCAAACCGACCAGGGATTGGCTCATGCCAAATTTTGAGGCCATTGTCACGGCACCGTCAACGATCCACTGACCGCCCAAGGCCAGGCCGATAAGTCCACCAAGGAGGAGAAAAGTCGATTTGAGCATACCGTGCTCTTGAGCGGGCACGTGGTCGTCCATACCTTCGATCTTCTTGGCAATACCAACGGAGTAATACATAAAGATGGCAAAGAAGGACAGG
This window of the Deltaproteobacteria bacterium genome carries:
- a CDS encoding calcium/sodium antiporter, with amino-acid sequence MGTALPYVLMVVGFVVLIKGADFLVEGASSVARRFNVSDLAIGLTVVAFGTSTPELFVNIIASAKGNTGIAIGNVLGSNISNILLILGVSALICPLTVGPGTVWKEIPLSLLAVLVLAIVANDHLLDHRGFSEISRTDGLVFLSFFAIFMYYSVGIAKKIEGMDDHVPAQEHGMLKSTFLLLGGLIGLALGGQWIVDGAVTMASKFGMSQSLVGLTIVAVGTSLPELATSAMAAYKKNVEIAVGNVVGSNIFNIFFVLGISATIKPLPFQVINNMDIGVVVLASIVLFASMFTGQKRSLDRWEGAVLLLVYAVYIVYLVIRG
- a CDS encoding response regulator; this translates as MAKVLVVDDEESIRIFYEKALSDEGHEVITIGECDGVLGVIASGDISAVILDIRMDECDGLDLLQEIRLAHPKLPIILNTAYDSYREDVKAVAADAYVLKSQDLSTLTKKLAEMLKKESNQDEMA
- a CDS encoding c-type cytochrome, with translation MKIVLAIVVGGFLALTWIAWAGQQGDIFNTLHCGACHKAERSTKALPSLKEIAKAYEGKEAQLAAYFQGKGRSLVRPDDASRMGKYIEKTKALSDADRKELVDFIMRHKG
- a CDS encoding OmpA family protein; the protein is MKRFIKKGSVFILFVLATFLAGSVPSSAKVIPKVTNFIVLVDQSGSMFEKHATQGKTKASLVKSVLFKMNESIPPLGYNAAVQVFSPDRTLMGPERYNRLFFANAIQTLQEAAKSIDPDQLTPDTRKMVKQMTPLGPSILYLDKIIKNFGGKTAVILVSDGRANQGMDPLKAARQIRNEYTNICFHVISVADTEKGRETLKAITALCDGAYSQASDLFSDASLMDYFVNEVFFLDVEDRPVPLVKVTPEALTLQGALFDFDKHNIKPEYSAMLDQDVNKLLENPNTKINIEGHTDSTGPEAYNQHLSERRAKAVYNYLLSRGVSADRMKTVGYGETRAKVSNLTREGQALNRRVELLVVR
- a CDS encoding YeeE/YedE family protein — encoded protein: MKDQIYGLITGILFGFLLQKARVIRYDKQLGALRFLDMTIVKFMLSTILVGMVGVYLLLDLGLVKLSVKPTVLGGNILGGLIFGLGWGLLGYCPGTSAGALGEGRWDAVWGILGMLAGAAVFAEAYPRLKTTVLTWGDFGKITLLQIIGINHWLIIAFLFGGSLALFLWFKKKGL